A single genomic interval of Porphyromonas sp. oral taxon 275 harbors:
- a CDS encoding copper homeostasis protein CutC, whose translation MKYLIENCAGSALSALRAQEGGAQRVELCAALSEGGLSPSYGEVKLARRLIDIKLHVLVRPRSGDFLYSPLEEELMLEDIRQYLALGVDGFVLGALTPEGDIDCPLMERLIAATEGCPVTFHRAIDMCRDPLEALEDIIALGCQRVLSSGAAPTALEGAPLLRQLVERSAGRIRIMPGGGITPENIQQVALETGAHELHLSARSPVASAMRYRNPRVSMGGGNGVDEYAQLLTDPSKIRAAHLALEQLP comes from the coding sequence ATGAAGTACTTGATCGAGAACTGCGCGGGCAGCGCCCTCAGCGCCCTGCGCGCCCAGGAGGGCGGCGCTCAGCGTGTAGAGCTCTGCGCTGCCCTCAGCGAAGGTGGCCTGAGCCCCTCCTACGGCGAGGTCAAGCTGGCACGCCGTCTCATCGACATCAAGCTACACGTGCTAGTACGCCCACGCTCGGGCGACTTCCTCTACAGCCCACTGGAAGAGGAGCTGATGCTGGAGGACATCCGCCAGTATCTAGCCCTCGGCGTGGACGGCTTCGTCCTGGGGGCCTTGACCCCCGAGGGGGACATTGACTGCCCGCTGATGGAGCGCCTCATCGCGGCTACCGAGGGATGCCCCGTAACCTTCCACCGCGCCATCGATATGTGCCGTGACCCGCTCGAGGCGCTGGAGGACATCATCGCCCTCGGCTGTCAGCGGGTCCTCAGCTCGGGGGCAGCCCCTACAGCCCTCGAGGGTGCGCCGCTGCTGCGTCAGCTCGTGGAGCGCTCCGCTGGGCGCATCCGCATCATGCCAGGCGGCGGCATCACGCCCGAGAACATCCAGCAGGTAGCCCTAGAGACAGGGGCCCACGAGCTGCACCTCTCTGCGCGTAGCCCCGTAGCCAGTGCCATGCGCTACCGCAACCCTCGGGTCAGCATGGGTGGTGGAAACGGCGTGGACGAATACGCCCAGCTCCTCACCGACCCGAGCAAGATACGCGCTGCCCACCTGGCACTCGAGCAGCTTCCCTAA
- a CDS encoding alpha-L-fucosidase, whose protein sequence is MSKSTPRGRKARSLLLAAALGVSFLGHAQSNYQPSQSNLEARKAFRDHGFGIFLHWGLYSTFAQGEWYMTVANINHAEYAKAAAGFYPSRFDADAWVKAIKASGAGYLTITSRHHDSFSLWDTKQSDYNMVRATPFRRDVLRELHDACRRHGLGFHIYYSLLDWSREDYYPLGRTGRGTGRTKHGQWSSYDAFMKAQLTELVRDYDADAIWLDGEWDHDQNPSFDWGFPALYSLIHQLKPSCLIGNNHHGTPHAGEDFQMFERDVPGANTAGLSGQAISKLPLETCQTMNGMWGYKIADQNYKSDTTLIRLLVSTAGRDANLLLNIGPEPSGALPALALDRLSKIGAWMQRYGATVRGVRAGLLPPQEWGVTTQRGKTLYLHILDWSSRLLSLPLTTPVKRVLSYDTQRPIRYQQSRDGLTLSFDQAPSTANAVDYIVQVELR, encoded by the coding sequence ATGAGTAAGTCTACACCTCGAGGCCGCAAGGCACGCAGCCTACTCCTGGCAGCAGCGCTCGGCGTCTCTTTCCTCGGCCATGCCCAAAGCAACTACCAGCCCAGCCAAAGTAATCTAGAGGCACGCAAAGCCTTCCGTGACCACGGCTTCGGCATCTTCCTCCACTGGGGGCTCTACAGCACCTTTGCGCAGGGCGAGTGGTACATGACCGTTGCGAATATCAATCACGCCGAGTATGCCAAGGCAGCAGCGGGCTTCTACCCCAGCCGCTTCGACGCCGATGCTTGGGTAAAGGCGATCAAGGCCTCGGGTGCAGGCTACCTGACCATCACCTCACGTCATCACGACAGCTTCTCCCTCTGGGACACGAAGCAGAGTGACTATAATATGGTACGCGCCACGCCCTTCCGCCGCGATGTACTACGCGAGCTGCACGATGCCTGCCGCCGCCATGGACTGGGCTTCCATATCTACTACTCCCTACTCGATTGGAGCCGTGAGGACTACTACCCCCTCGGCCGCACGGGTCGAGGTACGGGACGCACCAAGCACGGCCAGTGGTCGAGCTACGATGCCTTCATGAAGGCACAGCTCACCGAGCTCGTCCGTGACTACGATGCCGACGCGATCTGGCTGGACGGCGAGTGGGACCATGATCAGAACCCCAGCTTCGATTGGGGCTTCCCCGCTCTATACAGTCTCATCCATCAGCTCAAGCCAAGCTGCCTCATCGGGAACAACCACCACGGCACGCCGCACGCAGGGGAGGACTTCCAGATGTTCGAGCGCGATGTCCCTGGAGCCAATACCGCAGGGCTCTCGGGCCAAGCCATCAGCAAGCTCCCCCTGGAGACCTGCCAGACGATGAACGGGATGTGGGGCTACAAGATCGCCGACCAGAACTACAAGAGCGACACGACGCTCATCCGCCTGCTCGTATCCACTGCAGGCCGTGACGCCAACCTCCTGCTGAACATCGGCCCCGAGCCCTCGGGTGCCCTGCCTGCACTTGCCCTCGACCGCCTGAGTAAGATCGGAGCCTGGATGCAGCGCTACGGAGCGACCGTCCGAGGCGTGCGCGCTGGGCTGCTCCCCCCGCAAGAGTGGGGCGTGACGACGCAGCGAGGCAAGACCCTCTACCTGCACATCCTCGACTGGAGTAGCCGCCTGCTCTCGCTCCCCCTCACCACGCCCGTCAAGCGCGTCCTCAGCTACGACACGCAGCGCCCCATACGCTACCAGCAGTCCAGGGACGGGTTGACCCTGAGCTTCGACCAGGCACCCTCCACGGCCAACGCCGTCGACTACATCGTCCAGGTAGAGCTACGCTGA
- the rho gene encoding transcription termination factor Rho, with protein sequence MQRYNITELLAKSQEELNSIAEELSMKLGDYADKQALIYGILDQQATSIAETQTVKRSSERPKSRTKSKNPMPKEQAESTAVAPTVEAQSPEEESAPKQRKRGRPTKAELAARAEQERNQALEAVAKASEEEATPESVAAPQPEGASSAQPAPKSSQSRSRGQRSQRAVAASAEPSEQTESPKEPSTSETEAAASPSPAQMVFRHKDSKSVLDQVLPAFNTPAKPQRPEPKASNNAGPAQRSNAPRTQPVQQPEFNFEGILECSGVLEILPDGYGFLRSADYNYLPSPDDIYLSAAQVKQWSLRPGDLVEGFIRPPQEGDKYFPFDKITRVNGRTPAEMRDRVPFDHLTPIFPEEKFNLAAGNSPAVQDKTAMRIVDLFAPIGKGQRGLIVAQPKTGKTMLLKNIANAIAANHPEVYMIILLIDERPEEVTDMATSVNAEVIASTFDEPAERHVKIAEIVLNKAKRMVESGQDVVILLDSITRLARAYNTVQPASGKVLSGGVDANALQKPKRFFGAARNIRGGGSLTILATALQETGSKMDDVIFEEFKGTGNMELQLDRRLANKRIFPAIDLVASSTRRDDLLLGDKTGTLMWGVRKVLSEMNPIEALERVKGLMLRTKNNEEFFAEANS encoded by the coding sequence ATGCAACGATACAACATCACTGAGCTACTGGCCAAAAGCCAAGAGGAGCTCAATAGCATCGCCGAAGAGCTGAGCATGAAGCTCGGGGACTACGCCGATAAGCAAGCGCTCATCTACGGCATCCTCGACCAGCAGGCTACCTCCATCGCGGAGACCCAGACGGTCAAGCGCAGCTCCGAGCGCCCCAAGAGCCGAACCAAATCTAAGAATCCAATGCCCAAAGAACAAGCCGAGAGCACAGCCGTAGCCCCTACTGTTGAAGCTCAATCCCCCGAAGAAGAGAGCGCACCCAAGCAGCGCAAGCGCGGACGCCCCACCAAGGCTGAGCTCGCCGCCCGTGCCGAGCAGGAGCGCAACCAGGCCCTTGAGGCCGTAGCTAAGGCCTCCGAGGAGGAAGCTACTCCCGAGAGCGTCGCAGCCCCTCAGCCCGAGGGAGCCAGCAGCGCGCAGCCAGCCCCTAAGTCTAGCCAGAGCCGAAGCCGCGGCCAGCGCAGCCAGCGTGCGGTAGCCGCGAGCGCTGAGCCCAGCGAGCAGACAGAGAGCCCTAAGGAGCCCAGCACGAGCGAGACCGAGGCAGCGGCCAGCCCTAGCCCCGCGCAGATGGTCTTCCGCCACAAGGACAGCAAGTCCGTACTCGACCAGGTGCTCCCAGCCTTCAACACCCCCGCCAAGCCCCAGCGTCCCGAGCCCAAGGCAAGCAACAACGCAGGCCCTGCACAGCGCTCTAATGCGCCTCGCACGCAGCCCGTGCAGCAGCCCGAGTTCAACTTCGAGGGTATCCTCGAGTGCAGCGGCGTCCTCGAGATTCTCCCCGACGGCTACGGCTTCCTACGCTCGGCAGACTACAACTACCTGCCCTCACCCGACGATATATACCTCTCGGCCGCCCAGGTCAAGCAGTGGAGCCTCCGTCCTGGTGACCTCGTCGAAGGCTTCATCCGTCCTCCTCAGGAGGGGGACAAGTACTTCCCCTTCGACAAGATCACCCGTGTCAACGGCCGTACGCCCGCCGAGATGCGCGACCGCGTACCCTTCGACCACCTGACACCGATCTTCCCCGAGGAGAAGTTCAACCTCGCCGCAGGCAATAGCCCCGCAGTCCAGGACAAGACGGCTATGCGTATCGTCGACCTCTTCGCCCCCATCGGTAAGGGACAGCGCGGCCTCATCGTAGCGCAGCCCAAGACGGGTAAGACGATGCTGCTGAAGAATATCGCCAACGCCATCGCTGCCAATCACCCCGAGGTCTACATGATCATCCTGCTCATCGACGAGCGTCCCGAGGAGGTCACCGATATGGCCACGAGCGTCAATGCTGAGGTCATAGCCTCGACCTTCGACGAGCCTGCCGAGCGCCACGTCAAGATCGCCGAGATCGTCCTCAACAAGGCTAAGCGCATGGTCGAGAGTGGTCAGGATGTCGTCATCCTCCTTGACTCCATCACCCGCCTGGCACGTGCCTACAATACGGTACAGCCTGCCTCGGGTAAGGTACTCTCCGGTGGGGTCGATGCCAATGCGCTGCAGAAGCCTAAGCGCTTCTTCGGTGCTGCGCGCAACATCCGCGGTGGCGGTAGCCTCACCATCCTCGCCACAGCGCTGCAGGAGACGGGCTCCAAGATGGATGACGTCATCTTCGAGGAGTTCAAGGGGACGGGTAACATGGAGCTGCAGCTCGACCGTCGCCTGGCGAACAAGCGTATCTTCCCCGCCATCGACCTGGTGGCCAGCAGCACGCGCCGCGACGACCTCCTGCTGGGCGACAAGACCGGCACCCTCATGTGGGGCGTGCGCAAGGTACTCTCCGAGATGAACCCCATCGAGGCCCTCGAGCGTGTCAAGGGGCTCATGCTCCGCACCAAGAACAACGAGGAGTTCTTCGCCGAAGCCAATAGCTAG
- a CDS encoding cytochrome d ubiquinol oxidase subunit II, which translates to MDYAFFQSYWWLLISVLGALLVFLLFVQGGQSLFFSLGKEQLERKLLVNSVGRKWEFTFTTLVVFGGGFFASFPLFYSTSFGGAYWVWMLILFCFIIQAVSYEYQNKNGNVLGSRTYQTFLFINGLLAPILLGAAVSTFFTGSTFQVNKEAIADLSGASQVISEWLPYKGLQLHGLEAVLNVWNVIFGLAIFFLSRTTALLFFINNIDDETIYRRSRAALAWNAAAFLLLFLGYLFFLLTKQGFAYDPANPDVTFLVDYKYWLNLVEMPAVLAIFLLGVVLVLAGILLTLLKEGFRKGIWYEGIGVVLTALALFLIAGWNNTSYYPAYSPEMPEIINNSLNIRNSSSSPFTLKTMSFVSLLIPFVLAYIIYAWRALDLHKITRKEMEDPHGHNY; encoded by the coding sequence ATGGATTACGCATTCTTCCAATCCTACTGGTGGCTCCTGATCTCGGTCCTCGGGGCACTCCTCGTCTTCCTCCTCTTCGTCCAGGGAGGCCAGTCCCTCTTCTTCAGCCTCGGCAAGGAGCAGCTCGAGCGCAAGCTCCTGGTGAACTCCGTAGGGCGCAAGTGGGAATTCACCTTCACCACACTGGTGGTCTTCGGCGGTGGCTTCTTCGCCTCCTTCCCCCTCTTCTACTCCACCAGCTTCGGCGGTGCCTACTGGGTGTGGATGCTCATTCTCTTCTGTTTCATCATCCAGGCCGTGTCCTATGAGTATCAGAATAAGAATGGGAACGTCCTCGGGAGCCGCACCTACCAGACCTTCCTCTTCATCAATGGGCTCCTGGCACCTATCCTCCTCGGAGCTGCGGTGTCAACCTTCTTCACCGGATCTACCTTCCAGGTGAACAAGGAGGCTATCGCTGACCTCTCGGGCGCCAGCCAGGTGATCTCGGAGTGGCTCCCCTATAAGGGGCTACAACTGCATGGTCTGGAGGCGGTGCTCAACGTGTGGAACGTCATCTTCGGCCTGGCGATCTTCTTCCTCTCACGCACCACGGCACTGCTCTTCTTCATCAATAACATCGATGACGAGACCATCTACCGCCGCTCACGCGCTGCGCTGGCCTGGAATGCCGCTGCCTTCCTGCTGCTCTTCCTCGGCTACCTCTTCTTCCTGCTGACCAAGCAGGGCTTCGCCTATGATCCAGCGAACCCCGACGTCACCTTCCTCGTGGACTACAAGTACTGGCTCAATCTCGTCGAGATGCCTGCCGTCTTGGCGATCTTTCTCCTCGGGGTGGTCCTCGTGCTGGCTGGTATCCTACTGACCCTCCTCAAGGAGGGCTTCCGCAAGGGGATCTGGTACGAAGGCATCGGTGTGGTACTGACCGCACTGGCGCTCTTCCTCATCGCAGGCTGGAACAACACCTCCTACTACCCTGCCTACAGCCCTGAGATGCCCGAGATCATCAACAACTCGCTGAACATCCGCAACAGCTCCTCGAGCCCCTTCACGCTCAAGACGATGAGCTTCGTCTCGCTGCTCATCCCCTTCGTACTGGCGTACATCATCTACGCTTGGCGCGCTCTGGATCTACACAAGATCACGCGTAAGGAGATGGAGGATCCCCACGGGCACAACTACTAG
- a CDS encoding cytochrome ubiquinol oxidase subunit I, whose amino-acid sequence MDVTSLLAWSRAQFALTAMYHWLFVPLTLGLGVIMSLAETQYYRTGDPFWKKSAQFWQKLFGINFAIGVATGIILEFQFGTNWSNYSWFVGDIFGAPLAIEGILAFFMESTFIAVMFFGWGKVSKGFHLASSWLTIVGATISAVWILIANAWMQNPQGMIFNPETMRNEMHDFWAVALSPTAVIKFLHTVTTSWTLGSFFALGICALYLLRGHHTDFARRNLKIIAPFGLLAAILSAETGHLSAVDVAKNQPMKLAAMEAIYDTGKSTADGHTADGEGVGLGIIGVLNPSKQRPDDAEPSHLFSIEAPRLLSFMVANNGTHYVPGINNILEGGYHLPDGTVALSAEEKMQRGRQAIDALNAFRAARKAGDSVAAQAQRQILEEHFPYYGYGYFDSKYETVPNVPLTYYSFRAMVGLGGAFLLLYLLLTWYAYKRNDKLQSTRWLLWISLILTPMAWIATEAGWVVAEVGRQPWTIQNLLPVQAAISKIEASSVIITFTLFALLFTIMLVAEVNIMRKAIKSGPEQH is encoded by the coding sequence ATGGATGTAACATCATTACTCGCATGGTCACGTGCGCAGTTTGCTCTGACAGCTATGTACCACTGGCTGTTCGTGCCGCTGACGCTCGGGCTGGGGGTCATCATGTCCCTGGCTGAGACCCAGTACTACCGTACCGGTGACCCCTTCTGGAAGAAGTCAGCACAGTTCTGGCAGAAGCTCTTCGGGATCAACTTCGCTATCGGCGTCGCCACGGGGATTATCCTTGAGTTCCAGTTCGGGACGAACTGGTCCAACTATAGCTGGTTCGTCGGAGACATCTTCGGCGCGCCTCTCGCCATCGAGGGCATCTTGGCCTTCTTCATGGAGTCGACCTTCATCGCCGTGATGTTCTTCGGCTGGGGCAAGGTCAGCAAGGGCTTCCACCTGGCCTCCTCCTGGCTCACCATCGTCGGTGCGACCATCTCGGCCGTATGGATCCTCATAGCCAATGCCTGGATGCAGAACCCCCAGGGGATGATCTTCAACCCCGAGACGATGCGCAACGAGATGCACGACTTCTGGGCCGTAGCTCTGTCACCGACGGCAGTCATCAAGTTCCTCCACACCGTCACGACCTCGTGGACACTGGGGAGCTTCTTTGCCCTTGGGATATGCGCCCTCTATCTGCTGCGTGGCCACCACACGGACTTCGCTCGTCGCAACCTCAAGATCATCGCTCCCTTTGGCCTGCTGGCAGCTATCCTCTCAGCTGAGACGGGACACCTCTCTGCCGTAGACGTAGCGAAGAATCAGCCAATGAAGCTCGCCGCCATGGAGGCCATCTACGACACGGGCAAGAGCACCGCAGACGGCCACACCGCTGATGGTGAAGGCGTAGGCCTTGGTATCATCGGCGTCCTCAACCCCTCCAAGCAGCGTCCCGACGACGCTGAGCCCTCGCACCTCTTTAGCATCGAGGCGCCCCGCCTCCTCTCCTTCATGGTCGCGAACAATGGGACGCACTACGTACCTGGTATCAACAACATCCTCGAGGGCGGCTATCACCTCCCCGATGGCACGGTAGCCCTCTCGGCAGAGGAGAAGATGCAGCGCGGCCGCCAGGCTATCGACGCGCTCAACGCCTTCCGTGCGGCGCGCAAGGCGGGCGACAGCGTAGCGGCTCAGGCCCAGCGTCAGATCCTCGAGGAGCACTTCCCCTACTACGGCTACGGCTACTTCGACAGCAAGTACGAGACGGTGCCCAATGTACCTCTGACCTACTACTCCTTCCGTGCTATGGTCGGTCTGGGCGGCGCCTTCCTACTGCTCTACCTACTGCTGACCTGGTACGCCTACAAGCGCAACGATAAGCTCCAGTCCACCCGCTGGCTGCTATGGATAAGCCTGATCCTGACCCCCATGGCCTGGATCGCTACTGAGGCAGGCTGGGTCGTAGCGGAGGTAGGACGTCAGCCCTGGACCATCCAGAACCTCCTACCCGTGCAGGCAGCTATCTCCAAGATCGAGGCAAGCTCCGTGATCATCACCTTCACGCTCTTCGCCCTGCTCTTCACCATCATGCTCGTGGCTGAGGTGAACATCATGCGCAAGGCCATCAAGTCGGGCCCCGAGCAGCACTAA
- a CDS encoding DUF4492 domain-containing protein — MSSDQANFFVRAFRLYRDGFRGLTPTSKKLWLIIAIKLFIMFAVLRAFFFPNFLKQQASERHVEKSEVVGDELIQRRAVDSLPSH; from the coding sequence ATGAGTAGCGACCAAGCAAACTTTTTCGTCCGCGCCTTCCGGCTCTACCGTGATGGCTTCCGCGGCCTCACACCGACGAGCAAGAAGCTCTGGCTCATCATCGCCATCAAGCTTTTCATTATGTTCGCCGTGCTGCGCGCCTTCTTCTTCCCCAACTTCCTCAAGCAGCAGGCCTCCGAGCGCCACGTAGAGAAGTCCGAGGTCGTCGGGGACGAACTGATCCAGCGCCGTGCTGTGGACAGCCTCCCTAGCCACTAG
- the queG gene encoding tRNA epoxyqueuosine(34) reductase QueG: protein MADAIKQEARRLGFAACGIALAEAVPEEILAGYDQWIDEGHHGTMEYLQRNRELRADPRLLLPGTRSLIMVAMNYYPERKQDPEAPQFAYYAYGRDYHKVVKKRLDQLLHYMREGLGLEVEGRAFSDSAPIMERYWAERAGFGWRGKNSLLIIPRAGSYFFLGELLVSIDLPPDSPMQSLCGRCTRCLQSCPTEAITHPGKIDARRCISYLTIESKAEIPPELRERIGRRVYGCDACQQCCPWNRFARPTTVADYAPREALLALTAEQLDQLSEEEYLALFAGTAVKRAGLSGLQRTMRGLRANFED, encoded by the coding sequence CTGGCCGACGCGATCAAGCAGGAGGCTCGGCGCCTGGGCTTCGCAGCCTGTGGCATCGCCCTAGCCGAGGCCGTCCCCGAGGAGATCCTAGCGGGCTACGACCAGTGGATCGACGAGGGGCACCACGGCACCATGGAGTACCTGCAGCGCAACCGAGAGCTGCGGGCCGACCCGCGCCTCCTCCTGCCTGGGACACGCTCGCTGATCATGGTCGCCATGAACTATTACCCCGAGCGCAAGCAGGATCCCGAGGCACCCCAATTCGCCTACTACGCCTACGGCCGCGACTACCACAAGGTCGTCAAGAAGCGCCTCGACCAGCTGCTCCACTACATGCGTGAGGGGCTAGGGCTCGAGGTCGAGGGGCGTGCCTTCTCCGACTCGGCGCCCATCATGGAGCGCTACTGGGCGGAGCGCGCAGGTTTCGGCTGGCGAGGCAAGAACAGCCTCTTGATCATCCCCCGCGCAGGCAGCTACTTCTTCCTCGGCGAGCTGTTGGTCTCGATCGACCTGCCTCCCGACAGCCCGATGCAGTCCCTCTGCGGGCGCTGCACCCGCTGCCTCCAGAGCTGCCCCACCGAGGCCATCACCCACCCCGGCAAGATCGACGCCCGTCGCTGTATCAGCTACCTCACGATCGAGTCCAAGGCCGAGATCCCGCCCGAGCTCAGGGAGCGTATCGGCCGCCGCGTCTATGGCTGCGATGCCTGCCAGCAGTGCTGCCCCTGGAATCGCTTTGCCCGTCCCACGACGGTCGCCGACTATGCTCCCCGCGAGGCGCTCCTAGCGCTCACCGCAGAGCAGCTCGACCAGCTGAGTGAGGAGGAGTACCTCGCCCTCTTCGCAGGCACAGCCGTCAAGCGCGCTGGTCTCAGCGGCCTACAGCGTACGATGCGCGGCCTGCGCGCCAACTTCGAGGACTAA
- the uvrA gene encoding excinuclease ABC subunit UvrA: protein MQDLEIRGARVHNLKNIDAHIPRYSLTVFTGLSGSGKSSLAFDTIYAEGQRRYIETFSSYARGFLGGGMERPDVEQIDGLGPVISIEQKTTNRNPRSTVGTVTEIYDFFRLLYARAGEARSYLTGRPMVRYTEEQILELLLERYEGKRVLLLAPVVKQRKGHYKELFEQLRKKSYLTVRVDGELRELTYGMKLDRYKIHSVEVQTDKLTISAKNKDRLLASLRLTLREGDGVMMVQELEHNTIAYYSRHLMDPETGLSYSEPAPHNFSFNSPNGACPRCKGMGEIRVIDPASIIPDPSKSIYQGGIIPLGKYKRNLVFAQIEALCERYELSLKTPIKSLPEDLLTEILEGSSEPITLADERMPELKGIPLSYDGLGAYLMSQVEEVESSRESERWMSQFTKGEVCPECHGGRLNQEALHYYIGDKNLGEVGMMELTQLTAWIDEVVKELSESQRQIATEVLKEIRTRLSFLLDVGLGYLSMNRVSSTLSGGESQRIRLATQIGTQLVEVLYILDEPSIGLHQRDNLRLIHSLQKLRDLGNTVIVVEHDKDMMLEADHIIDMGPRAGRLGGEVVFMGSPADMMKTETLTARYLRGEEEVDVEQHKPISSEKLLLKGARGNNLKGIDVSFPLGNLICVAGVSGSGKSTLINDTLYPILSQRLYGSLQEPLAYDSIEGLELVDKVVAVDQAPIGRTPRSNPATYTGVFTDIRNLFVGLPESKMRGYKPGRFSFNVSGGRCETCSGNGYKTIAMNFLPDVYAPCEVCHGRRYNRETLEVRFKGKSIADVLDMTINAAVEFFAHVPPILKKLQVLQEVGLGYIKLGQSSTTLSGGESQRIKLASELSKRDTGRTVYILDEPTTGLHFEDIRVLLGILRRLVDRGNTVIVIEHNLDVLRSADYIIEIGLDGGRSGGELVFAGSPEELIKRKDSPTAPYLKEEMKGSKKAK from the coding sequence ATGCAGGACTTAGAGATACGGGGAGCGCGCGTGCACAACCTCAAGAACATAGATGCCCATATTCCCCGCTATTCGCTCACGGTATTCACCGGGCTGAGCGGTAGTGGCAAGTCGTCCCTCGCCTTCGATACGATCTATGCCGAGGGCCAGCGCCGGTACATAGAGACCTTTAGCTCCTATGCCCGCGGCTTCCTCGGGGGCGGTATGGAGCGCCCCGACGTGGAGCAGATCGATGGCCTCGGGCCCGTGATCTCCATCGAGCAGAAGACGACGAACCGCAACCCGCGCTCCACGGTCGGCACCGTGACGGAGATCTACGACTTCTTCCGTCTGCTCTACGCGCGTGCTGGTGAGGCACGCTCCTACCTCACGGGGCGCCCCATGGTGCGCTATACCGAGGAGCAGATCCTAGAGCTGCTCTTGGAGCGCTACGAGGGCAAGCGGGTACTCCTCTTGGCGCCCGTGGTCAAGCAGCGTAAGGGGCACTACAAGGAGCTCTTCGAGCAGCTGCGCAAGAAGAGCTACCTCACCGTGCGTGTCGACGGCGAGCTGCGTGAGCTGACCTACGGGATGAAGCTCGACCGCTACAAGATCCATAGTGTAGAGGTGCAGACGGATAAGCTGACCATCTCGGCCAAGAATAAGGACCGCCTGCTGGCTAGCCTGAGGCTGACGCTGCGCGAGGGGGATGGCGTGATGATGGTGCAGGAGCTCGAGCACAATACCATAGCCTACTACAGCCGTCATCTGATGGATCCCGAGACGGGGCTATCCTACAGCGAACCCGCGCCGCACAACTTCTCCTTTAATTCGCCCAACGGAGCTTGCCCTCGCTGCAAGGGGATGGGGGAGATCCGCGTCATAGACCCTGCCAGCATCATCCCCGACCCAAGCAAGAGTATCTATCAGGGAGGGATCATCCCGCTAGGTAAATACAAGCGCAACCTAGTCTTTGCCCAGATCGAGGCGCTGTGCGAGCGCTACGAGCTTAGCCTCAAGACGCCGATCAAGAGCCTCCCCGAGGATCTACTCACCGAGATCCTAGAGGGGAGTTCGGAGCCCATCACCCTCGCCGACGAGCGTATGCCCGAGCTCAAGGGCATCCCCCTGAGCTACGATGGTCTCGGCGCCTACCTGATGAGTCAAGTCGAGGAGGTCGAGAGCAGTCGTGAGAGCGAGCGCTGGATGAGCCAGTTCACCAAGGGCGAGGTCTGCCCCGAGTGCCACGGTGGGCGACTGAATCAAGAGGCTCTACATTATTATATAGGGGACAAGAACCTCGGCGAGGTAGGGATGATGGAGCTGACACAGCTCACGGCCTGGATCGACGAGGTAGTGAAGGAGCTCTCGGAGTCCCAGCGACAGATCGCCACCGAGGTGCTCAAGGAGATACGCACGCGCCTCTCCTTCCTCCTAGATGTCGGGCTGGGCTACCTCTCGATGAACCGCGTGTCCTCCACCCTCTCGGGCGGTGAGAGCCAGCGCATACGTCTGGCGACGCAGATAGGGACGCAGCTCGTCGAGGTGCTCTACATCCTCGACGAGCCCAGCATCGGCCTGCACCAGCGGGACAACCTACGCCTCATCCACTCCCTGCAGAAGCTGCGCGACCTCGGCAATACCGTCATCGTCGTCGAGCACGATAAGGATATGATGCTCGAGGCCGACCATATCATCGACATGGGACCCCGTGCGGGACGCCTCGGCGGTGAGGTCGTCTTCATGGGCAGCCCTGCTGACATGATGAAGACCGAGACCCTCACAGCTCGTTATCTGCGGGGTGAGGAGGAGGTAGACGTCGAGCAGCACAAGCCGATCAGCTCTGAGAAGCTGCTCCTCAAGGGCGCACGCGGGAACAACCTCAAGGGTATCGACGTCAGCTTCCCCCTCGGTAACCTCATCTGCGTGGCTGGGGTCTCGGGTAGCGGCAAGAGTACGCTCATCAACGACACCCTATACCCCATCCTCAGCCAGAGGCTCTACGGATCGCTGCAGGAGCCCCTTGCCTATGATTCCATAGAGGGGCTGGAGCTCGTCGACAAGGTCGTGGCGGTGGATCAGGCGCCGATCGGACGCACGCCGCGCAGTAATCCCGCCACCTATACGGGCGTCTTCACCGACATCCGCAACCTCTTCGTAGGGCTTCCCGAGAGTAAGATGCGCGGTTACAAGCCTGGGCGCTTCTCCTTCAACGTCTCGGGTGGGCGCTGCGAGACCTGCTCGGGGAACGGCTACAAGACCATAGCGATGAACTTCCTCCCTGACGTCTATGCCCCCTGTGAGGTCTGCCACGGACGCCGCTACAATAGGGAGACGCTCGAGGTACGCTTCAAGGGGAAGTCCATCGCCGACGTCCTGGATATGACGATCAATGCCGCCGTTGAGTTCTTCGCCCACGTGCCTCCCATCCTCAAGAAGCTACAGGTGCTGCAGGAGGTAGGCCTAGGCTATATCAAGCTAGGGCAGTCCTCCACGACCCTCTCGGGTGGGGAGAGCCAGCGCATCAAGCTCGCCTCCGAGCTCTCCAAGCGCGATACGGGGCGCACGGTCTACATACTCGATGAGCCGACCACTGGCCTGCACTTCGAGGACATCCGCGTCCTGCTCGGCATCCTGCGCCGCCTGGTGGATCGAGGAAATACGGTCATCGTCATCGAGCACAACCTCGATGTGCTGAGGAGTGCGGACTACATCATCGAGATCGGCCTCGACGGGGGGCGGAGTGGGGGAGAACTCGTCTTTGCAGGGAGTCCCGAGGAGCTCATCAAGCGCAAGGATAGCCCCACCGCGCCCTACCTCAAGGAGGAGATGAAGGGATCCAAGAAGGCTAAGTAG